The DNA segment AGGTCAATTCGACTGTGCAGGCCGCTACATTCCAAAGTTGTTTGCCACAGGTATTAAAACTGGCAATATTATGATTTTGGATGGTATTTTCCAAGTGAGTCAACCATATTTCCTATTGTTGACTACTGTGTACTTGGTATTGTCTTATATCAATGCATACACACCAATCTATACAAACATTTTGTATCAAATTTTACCGATGTCTGTATGGACCATCATTGGGGTGGGTCAATATTTATTCCCACTTATCGTATTATTGAAGATTAAGGTACCACCAAAGATTTGGTTCTACTATTTACTATATCCATTGTTTGTATACTCTTGGATTCCTGTAAATATTTTAGGTTGGTTCCGCCGTCATAATAAGGTGTGGTCTCATACAGTTCATACGCGAGCTGTTGGCTTAAATGACGTTAAATTGACCCGTATGGGAAACATGAATAAGAATAAAAAATAGAATCTGTAGGAGTGACTATGCATATTTTAATGTGTAATGATGATGGTATTTTAGCAGATGGTTTACGCCGTCTTGCATCGTACTTAAGTCAATATTATCGAATTACCGTTGTAGCACCTGCAAATGAGCAAAGTGCTAAATCCCATGCATTGACGACTGAGATTCCTTTAAAATTAGATGCGTACAATGGCGAGGATGAAAATCCTCGCCTTTATGCTCTAACGGGAACTCCTTCTGATTGCATGAAGTTTGGTCTTAGTTATTTATTGATTGATGATATGCCTGATCTTGTGATTTCAGGTATTAATCATGGTTTTAATTTGGGATCGGATGTATTGTATTCCGGTACGGTGTCTGCTGCCATGGAAAGTTGTTTTTACGGCATTCCAGGGTTAGCATTATCTGTTGAACGGTATTCTCCTGAACGCGGGGATGAAATGCACCCCTTTATACTTGAATTAATTGAAAAGATTTATGTTAAAGGTCAATTTGATGGCTTATTAAATGTAAACTTCCCATTGCGTGGCGCATGTGATTGGGATCATTTTAAAATGGTTAGTCAAGGTTTACAAACCTATAGTAATATTATTGATGCTCGTATTAACTCAAGAGGGCAAGATTATTACTGGTTAGCAGGTGAGCTTGATTATGGTGCTGAAAGTGTCCCTACCGATGTGGAGTATGCTCGCAAGGGCTATATAACAGGGGTAGCACTTACATGGAAGCAGCAATGTGATGTAGGTATGGAAGCCGTTAAAAATATTTTAGATAAAATATAAAAAATATGTTGACATTGTTTTGGGATATCTGTATAATAACAAATGTTCCGAGACGCCGGAGTGGCGGAATGGCAGACGCACTTGACTCAAAATCAAGCGGGTAACACCGTGTGGGTTCAAGTCCCACCTCCGGCACCAACTTTAGGCGGTAAGACTTTTGTCTTACCGCCTATTTTTTATATATTTATATTTATGAATTAATATACAGTTGTATACATTTTATTTGCTTGAGGTGAAAGTATGGATCAAGGTGTAATTGAATATATTGCTAATGTCTTTGACATACCAAAGCTAGCACAACCTGTAAGTGTAGTTCAAATGCCTTTACCGTTAACACGGTTAGCTGAGATACCCTTAGATAGTTCTGTTAATCAATGCCAAGGCTTTTGTTATAACTCTAAAAAAGATGTATTTGTTCTTGCTTGTATAAACTCAGATAATACAAAACAAATTATGTATGAAATAAATCCAACAACGTTACAAGTTGTTGCTAAGTATGAATATAGTCAAAAACGTTTATTAGGCCATATGAATACGTTGACCTATAATCCGAATAATAATCGCTACTATACAACCAACGCTGTTGTAGATGGATATATCGTTACACCTATTGAAGCTGATAGCATGATTGTAGAGGCACCTATTAAATTAAAAGAAAAGGTATTTAACTTTGCCTTTGATAAAGAGCGCAACGAATATGTATCGATTGTGCCTTTAACAAATTCTCATCGTACAATTAATTATTACGATGCTGATTTTAACCGAATTCGTAGCTTTACAATTGATGCAGAGCATACTGATTTAAATAATAATGGCGCCTATGCAGCAAATGGTAACACTATATTTACAACCTTAACAACCTTTGTTTCTGTTGATGATGAAGGTGTTGTTAAGAATATAACTCCTTATGCGTCAGGTATGGAAGTAGAAGATATGGATTATCGTAATGGTCAAATGTATGTAGCCGTTAATCGCAAGGGGAAAGTTGAAATTTATAGCTTACCTACATTACCATTTTCAGTAAATGCCTAGATTTTATCTATGTTTTATCCACTTTAAGAGTGTATAATATAAATGTTGGGGTAATTTAGGAGTTATTATGAAATTAGGGAATGATATTATTGAAATTGACCGTATCCGTTGTGCTATAGAAAAATCTAAACCATTTCGTGATCGCGTCTATACGTCTCATGAGATTGATTACTGTGAAAGCAAAAAAAAAGGGCGTTATGCGTCTTATGCTGGCATATATGCTGCTAAAGAGGCTTTCATTAAAGCATTAGGAACGGGAATGCGCCATGGTTCATGGCAAGATATAGAAATTTATCATGATGAATTGGGGGCGCCCTTAATTCGTCTACAAGATACTTTCAAAGAAATCTATGAAACATTAGGTTATACTGATATACATGTGTCGATTAGCCATTGTAAAGAATATGCAATGAGTACGGTTATACTTGAAGGAGCATAAGATGCAAATATTAACAACTGAAGATGCTCGATATATAGATCAAGAGGTACCTAAGCAGTTAGGTGTTTCTTTAGAAATTCTAATGGAAAATGCAGGACGTGGCATTGTAGATGCTTTATGGGGACAATATGACTTATTTTCCTTAGATAATGCACGTTCTATCAATAGTTTTGTGCTATTTATCTGTGGTACAGGAAATAATGGGGCAGATGGTCTTGTAGCCGCTCGTCATCTATTAGAACAAGGCGTACCTGTACAAATTGTACTTGTCGGTGATACGAGCAAATGTAGTGACCTCTTTGCAATGCAACTTGAAAGATGTGAAGCAATGGGGTGTATCATTGATACGTATGACGAATTCAATGATTGGTCTAATGTGGCTATTGTTGTAGAAGGCATTATGGGCACAGGCTTAACAGGCCGATTGCGGGATTTAACCATCGATGTTTTGCATGATATTGATACTATGCGTAGTCAATATAATTTTGATTTGTGGGCTATTGATGTACCTGCAGGGCTAGATGCTTCTTCTGGTCAAATTTCAGAGGGAACATTGACTTATGATTATACGGTTACCTTTGGGGCTATTAAACAAGGTTTATTGTTATATCCTGGTAAGGCCATAGGGGGCACAGCTATTGTTGCACCGCTAGGAGCACCTTGGCAACACGTATTAGTTGATCGAGATAGTACTATAACGATTGATTCGGATTTAGCAGAAACTCTAATTAATTATCGGGTTCCTATGGCACACAAAGGTGTAAATGGGAATACATTAATCGTCGGTGGATCTAGTGATATGGTTGGAGCCCCTATGTTGGCCGCAGAAGCTGCTGTTCACAGTGGAGCCGGTAAGATTACATTAGGCGTTCCAGATATAATTAAACATGTTGTGCAAGGTCATATCATACCGGAAGTAATGGTAACATCTATCGATGAAAATGAATCCCTTTATGACGGACGTCAAGTAGTTGCTATTGGGCCAGGTTTGGGGCGCACTACAGATATTCCAGATGTAGTAAATCAAGCTATTGATTCCTGTGAAGGCGCTCTCGTCATTGATGCAGATGCGTTATATGCATTAGGCCATGTAGGTTCTGTCGATAAAGATGCTTTACGTGATGGCCATATTGAGTCCGTATATAAGGTGCAAAAAAATCTGCCATACTGTGTAATGACGCCTCATTTAGGTGAATTTAGTAGACTTATAGATTTGCCAATAAAATGGATTGAACGTCATTATATTACACTGGCTCGAGCATTTGCTAAGGCTCATCAAGTAGTGTTAGTACTTAAGGGAATTCCTTCTGTTGTGGCACTACCTGATGGTACGGTATATGTTAATACTATCGGAAATGCTGGTATGGGAACTGGCGGAATGGGGGATGTATTAACAGGTATTATTGCAGGTTTTATTAGCCAAGGTTATTCCTTACAAGATGGTGCAATTTTAGGTGTCTATGTACATAGCCGCAGTGCAGATATACTAAGTGATACTAAAACTTGGGGGTATACACCTAGTGATGTAAGTACATCGATAGGTTGTGTCATTAGTGAATTATTGGGAGAATAAGAATGACAAATAAAATACAGCGATTTATAGCCTTTTTGTTAGTGTTATGTATTCCAATCTTTGCTATTGCGGGATGCACGAATAAAGATGTAGCTAATGCAGCATCTCAGAATAGCACTAGTGTAAATGAAGGCTATTCAATTGATACGAAGCAGACGAATCCTGAAGGTCATCTAGATGTATATATGCTAGATATTGGTCAAGGCGATGCCATATTACTTAAGGTTGGCGATGAATATAGTATGATCGATACAGGTGATATAGAGCATCGTGAGAACATTGTGGCACAGTTAAAATCTATGGGTGTTACAAAGCTAAAAAATGTAATTATCACACATCCTCATGCTGATCATATGGGTGGTTTCTATGCCATCGCAAAAGCTATGCCTATTGAACATGTGTATGATGATGGTATTTCTGTTGATAATAATATGTATAAAACCTATGAAAAATGGATTGATAAAAATAAAATTCAACGGTCTACATTGCGTAGTGGTGATGTAGTAGATTTTGGTCATGGAGCGGTATTTGTTGTATATGCACCTTGGACTGAACCTTTAACAGATAAAAAAGGAGCGCCAGATCTTAATAATAACTCTATTGTAGGTAAATTAATTTTTGGTAAATTCTCTATGCTCTTTACTGGTGATGCAGAATTACAAGAAGAGAAAAAACTCATAAAAGAGCAGAACTCTAGACTGTTTGCCCGTGTTCTTAAGGTAGGTCACCACGGTTCTCGCACAAGTAGCTCTGAAGATTTTTTGAAATCTATTAAACCAGAAAGTGCATTAATTTCAAATGGCATGTATAATAGTTATGGTCATCCTCACGATGTAACATTACGTCGTTTGCAGGAAAATAATATTGCCATTTACCGTACAGATACGATGGGACGTATTCACATTAGTACGGATGGGAATGAATGGCAAATTACAACTGAACGTTAGTATCGATTGCATAGCACAAAAATTAATTTTAAGCAACTGATTTTTGTGTGTACTGTATAAAGACTTTATATAGTAATATGTATAATCGGCATACTAATCTTCATGTTTGTATGAAATAATCTATCTATAATCTAACATTAGTTTATGGATAGATTGGAACGATGAGACTTTGATTCACAAAGATATCATCGACTCATCTCTATGGTTTGGACACTACGTATGTCAGTTAGATTGGAGTGAATGTATTGCGTAAACTATTTTTTATGTGCCTTGCTGTCTTGATGGCGATACCACTATTCTTGACTCAAGCAAAGGCAGCTAATCTTGAAGATGCTCGATGGGTGACACGAACTGATGCACCGGTACCATATGTTCGTATGGTTATGGATTTGTCAGCACCGGTAAAAGCGTCTGCATCGATTAGCAAAGATGGGAAAACGACGACTGTTACCTTAAAGAACACAAAGCTAAAAACTGCTAAAGCGAATATCAATATGGACTCTAGCATAGCTAGTTCTGCTAGACTCACAGAAGATGGCAGAGATGTGAAGGTAACAATTAAGACACCTTCATCTATCGATACGAGTGATGTAAAGGTATTTTCCCTAAAGAAAGATACGGTTAATCAGAAACCGTATCGCATCGTTGTAGATGTACAGAAAAAAGGTGTGGTACCTAAACCTGCTTATTATGGCAAACGTCCATCTCCTTCTGCACATCCTGCGAAAAATATGCCAACAGGATCCGGTAATTATTCTATTAGCGGTGGTCTATCTGGTAAAACAATTACGATTGACCCAGGTCATGGTGGTAGTGACTCTGGTGCCGTTGGGCCGCATGGTGTACAAGAGAAAAATATTACACTACCGATTTCTATGTACTTGAAAAAAGCTCTAGAAAATCGTGGCGCTAAAGTGCTTATGACTCGTACTACAGACGTAGACGTATACGGTCCTAATGCAAGTGGTGTTGATGAATTGGGTGCTCGTGTTAACGTAGCAAACCGTAGCAATTCTGATGCGCTCATCAGTGTGCATATTAACGCATTCAACAACCCAAGTGTTGGTGGTATTGCAACATACTACTATAGTAAAACAGGCAATGATGCTCGATTAGCACAAAAGGTACAATCTCAAATTGCTAGCGTTCCAGGTTTCAATGGTGACCGTGGCATTCAAGAAGGTAACTTATATGTGTTGAGACATTCTAACATGCCTGCAGTTCTTGTAGAGCTTGGTTTTATTTCCAACCCTAATGAAGAACGTGTATTGCAATCTCCTCAAACACAAGAAGACTTTGCAAATCGCATTGCCAATGGTATTGCTAGTTACTTTGGAGGTTAATCGATGAAATTACGTAAACAAGTTCTGTCGATCCTCTGCGTAGGTTTGCTTGCATTTGCAGCGGGTTGTACACCTAATCAAGCACCTACAACGGGTAAAAGTGAACCTGTGCAAGAGACGAAAGTCAATAAGGATGCAGAAACAACAAAAACATCTCAAGAAATGGTTAAGATGGCCTTCTTTGTTCCAACAGAGGATGGCTCAGGGGTAAAACAATCAACCGTTGAGATGGAGGCGGACAAAGTAACGCCTAAAGCTGCTCTTCTAGCGATGTTAAAAGCTGATAGAGCACAAAAATATCCAGTATTCTCCAAGGATATTAAAATTACATCCGTTACTGTAAAGGACGGCATTGCTTCTGTAGAAGTGAATGACGCTTTCGTAAAAGGTAATGGTGGGGACTTAACTGTTAAATTACAAATGGCTGCCATTGTAAATACATTGACATCCTTTGATAATATTAATGGTGTTCTCTTCGTTAGCAATGGTAAAAAGGTACCTACTGTAGGTTCCTTTGATACGAAAGATCCTGTTAAACGGATGACAAACCTAATTAAAAAATAATTAAGTTAGGCTCATTGATAGCAGATAGTTGATATATCAACTATCTGCTATTTTTGTTGTCTTTTATATATGTTACAATACAATATGTATACTAATCGGAAGCCAGGTGATGAGATGCAATTAAAAGATGTAGGGGAATTTAATTTCATTCGCCACATTCAAGATAATACGATACATGATCCAAGTACTGTGATTACAGGAATTGGTGATGATTGTGCTGTATATAGTGCTAAGGAAGAAACAGATCAATTAATTAGTACTGATACGATGGTGGAAGGGGTTCACTTTAGCTTTCACTATATGAAGCCCTATGATGTAGGCTATCGTCTCATGACGGCCAATTTGAGTGATATTGCTGCTATGGGTGGTACTCCTCGTCAAATTGTGCTATCTGTGGCGGCACCTGAATATGTTGATACGGCTATTCTTGATGAAGTTTATAGAGGTATAAAAGATCAATGCGCAAAATATCATCTTAATATACTTGGTGGGGATACGGTGTGTACGGAAGGGCCCATGGTGTGGACTGTAACAATTATTGGTGATGTCCCTAAAGGAACTGCTATTATGCGTAGCGGTGCGCAAGTAGGTGATATTGTGGGTATTACAAATTACGTAGGTTATGCTGCTACAGGTTTGGGTGCCTTATCATATAATTTAGATGGTTATCATATGACCAAGGTTGGTCATCAACGTCCAGATCCACAAATAGAATTGGGCCAACAATTGAGACAATTAGGTATTCATAGTATGAATGATATTAGTGATGGTCTCGGTAGTGAATTAAATGAAATTGCATCGGCTAGCAATGTATCTATTGTCATAGAGGAAAAAGCTATTCCACTACATGAGGAGACTTATGAATTAGCTAAGTATTTGCAGACTAATCCAGTGGACTATGCATTGTATGGTGGAGAGGACTTTCAACTAGTATTCACGGCTCCTAAATCATTGCTTTCTAAATTAGAGAATTTAGCAGGCATTACAATAATTGGTGAAGTTGTATCTGGACCAGCTCAGGTGCAGATGGTAACACCAGATAAAACGATTAAGACCATAGAAGCGAAAGGATATAATCATTTTCATGAATCATAAGGCACAGGTTCAATTAGAGACTCATACAGTTGAAGATACACAACAATTTGGACAATTATTAGGCAAATGGGTCAAACAAAGTGGAGACCCTTTATGTATTGCCTTAATTGGTAATTTGGGGACAGGAAAAACTCATCTATCTCAAGGCATTGCGAAAGGCTTTGGCGTTACAGAGGAGATTACAAGCCCTACGTTTGCTATCATGAATACTTACGATGTTGATAGAACACATTTATATCATTTTGATGTATATCGGTTGGATGATATAAGTGAACTAGAAAATATTGGCTTTTACGAATATACAGAGGACTGTGTATCCATTGTGGAGTGGGCTGATAAATTTTCTGATGAATTACCAGATGAAACATTATGGATATATTTAACTCGTATTGATGATACAAGCCGATCCATTACGTTAAGTAGTGATTATCTTACGAAAGATGATTTAGTAGATATAGGAGGCCCATATGTGGTTGGGAATTGAGACAAGTTCGCTCGTATCGAGTGTGGCCTTAATGGATGAAACAAACTTGATTGGTGAATTAACCATTCAAGCGGGATTAACTCATTCTGAGCAGCTAATACCTCACATCGACATGTTGTTGCGAGCCTCACAAGTAAAAAAGAATGAACTAAAAGGTATTATAGTTAGCATCGGTCCTGGTTCATTTACGGGATTGCGTATAGGTATGGGGACTGCAAAAGCTATGGCTTATGCCTTACAAATTCCATTGTATGGTGTGATGACAATGGATAGTTTGGCTCATAATGTTTCATATACAAATAGAACTATCTGTACTGTTATCGATGCTCAGAAAAAGCAT comes from the Veillonella dispar genome and includes:
- the thiL gene encoding thiamine-phosphate kinase, translated to MQLKDVGEFNFIRHIQDNTIHDPSTVITGIGDDCAVYSAKEETDQLISTDTMVEGVHFSFHYMKPYDVGYRLMTANLSDIAAMGGTPRQIVLSVAAPEYVDTAILDEVYRGIKDQCAKYHLNILGGDTVCTEGPMVWTVTIIGDVPKGTAIMRSGAQVGDIVGITNYVGYAATGLGALSYNLDGYHMTKVGHQRPDPQIELGQQLRQLGIHSMNDISDGLGSELNEIASASNVSIVIEEKAIPLHEETYELAKYLQTNPVDYALYGGEDFQLVFTAPKSLLSKLENLAGITIIGEVVSGPAQVQMVTPDKTIKTIEAKGYNHFHES
- the surE gene encoding 5'/3'-nucleotidase SurE, which codes for MHILMCNDDGILADGLRRLASYLSQYYRITVVAPANEQSAKSHALTTEIPLKLDAYNGEDENPRLYALTGTPSDCMKFGLSYLLIDDMPDLVISGINHGFNLGSDVLYSGTVSAAMESCFYGIPGLALSVERYSPERGDEMHPFILELIEKIYVKGQFDGLLNVNFPLRGACDWDHFKMVSQGLQTYSNIIDARINSRGQDYYWLAGELDYGAESVPTDVEYARKGYITGVALTWKQQCDVGMEAVKNILDKI
- a CDS encoding ComEC/Rec2 family competence protein, whose product is MTNKIQRFIAFLLVLCIPIFAIAGCTNKDVANAASQNSTSVNEGYSIDTKQTNPEGHLDVYMLDIGQGDAILLKVGDEYSMIDTGDIEHRENIVAQLKSMGVTKLKNVIITHPHADHMGGFYAIAKAMPIEHVYDDGISVDNNMYKTYEKWIDKNKIQRSTLRSGDVVDFGHGAVFVVYAPWTEPLTDKKGAPDLNNNSIVGKLIFGKFSMLFTGDAELQEEKKLIKEQNSRLFARVLKVGHHGSRTSSSEDFLKSIKPESALISNGMYNSYGHPHDVTLRRLQENNIAIYRTDTMGRIHISTDGNEWQITTER
- the acpS gene encoding holo-ACP synthase, whose amino-acid sequence is MKLGNDIIEIDRIRCAIEKSKPFRDRVYTSHEIDYCESKKKGRYASYAGIYAAKEAFIKALGTGMRHGSWQDIEIYHDELGAPLIRLQDTFKEIYETLGYTDIHVSISHCKEYAMSTVILEGA
- the tsaE gene encoding tRNA (adenosine(37)-N6)-threonylcarbamoyltransferase complex ATPase subunit type 1 TsaE, coding for MNHKAQVQLETHTVEDTQQFGQLLGKWVKQSGDPLCIALIGNLGTGKTHLSQGIAKGFGVTEEITSPTFAIMNTYDVDRTHLYHFDVYRLDDISELENIGFYEYTEDCVSIVEWADKFSDELPDETLWIYLTRIDDTSRSITLSSDYLTKDDLVDIGGPYVVGN
- a CDS encoding GerMN domain-containing protein is translated as MKLRKQVLSILCVGLLAFAAGCTPNQAPTTGKSEPVQETKVNKDAETTKTSQEMVKMAFFVPTEDGSGVKQSTVEMEADKVTPKAALLAMLKADRAQKYPVFSKDIKITSVTVKDGIASVEVNDAFVKGNGGDLTVKLQMAAIVNTLTSFDNINGVLFVSNGKKVPTVGSFDTKDPVKRMTNLIKK
- a CDS encoding N-acetylmuramoyl-L-alanine amidase family protein → MRKLFFMCLAVLMAIPLFLTQAKAANLEDARWVTRTDAPVPYVRMVMDLSAPVKASASISKDGKTTTVTLKNTKLKTAKANINMDSSIASSARLTEDGRDVKVTIKTPSSIDTSDVKVFSLKKDTVNQKPYRIVVDVQKKGVVPKPAYYGKRPSPSAHPAKNMPTGSGNYSISGGLSGKTITIDPGHGGSDSGAVGPHGVQEKNITLPISMYLKKALENRGAKVLMTRTTDVDVYGPNASGVDELGARVNVANRSNSDALISVHINAFNNPSVGGIATYYYSKTGNDARLAQKVQSQIASVPGFNGDRGIQEGNLYVLRHSNMPAVLVELGFISNPNEERVLQSPQTQEDFANRIANGIASYFGG
- a CDS encoding bifunctional ADP-dependent NAD(P)H-hydrate dehydratase/NAD(P)H-hydrate epimerase gives rise to the protein MQILTTEDARYIDQEVPKQLGVSLEILMENAGRGIVDALWGQYDLFSLDNARSINSFVLFICGTGNNGADGLVAARHLLEQGVPVQIVLVGDTSKCSDLFAMQLERCEAMGCIIDTYDEFNDWSNVAIVVEGIMGTGLTGRLRDLTIDVLHDIDTMRSQYNFDLWAIDVPAGLDASSGQISEGTLTYDYTVTFGAIKQGLLLYPGKAIGGTAIVAPLGAPWQHVLVDRDSTITIDSDLAETLINYRVPMAHKGVNGNTLIVGGSSDMVGAPMLAAEAAVHSGAGKITLGVPDIIKHVVQGHIIPEVMVTSIDENESLYDGRQVVAIGPGLGRTTDIPDVVNQAIDSCEGALVIDADALYALGHVGSVDKDALRDGHIESVYKVQKNLPYCVMTPHLGEFSRLIDLPIKWIERHYITLARAFAKAHQVVLVLKGIPSVVALPDGTVYVNTIGNAGMGTGGMGDVLTGIIAGFISQGYSLQDGAILGVYVHSRSADILSDTKTWGYTPSDVSTSIGCVISELLGE